GCACCTACATCTGATGAGAGTGTTGAAAACGCGAGTCCCAGTTTGGCCAAGGTTACATCTACTATCTATTTTACTtagtataaatttttatttttaataattatgctGTTATCTAGGTTTTTACTACATAACAGGATCTTAATGAAGGGTTTGTTGCTGCTGCGAGTGGCGATGTTGTTGATCCtaacatagaaaaagaagaagttcCCCAATGCAAGCAGAACACTCACTCGGAGAATGAAGGAGTTGGTTCAACTAATAACAAGAAGAAGTTGATCAAGAAGATTAAGAAGGAGAAAAATTGACAAATCATATTTTGGATGTTAATTTTATGTATTGAACTTTTCATGTTCCTTTTTTAGGCATTATGTTTGTTTTTTAAGTATTTCATGTTTTCATGTATTTGGCTTAGTCGCTATGTTTGTTGTTTAAGTATTTGGCATATGTTTTTTATGAAGAACttgatatattattttaatttaagatgTTTAAATTTTCGTGCAAATTTAAAGGATCATTTGACCATTTCATTTTAGTTTTTGGTTTAAAAATGAAGCTTTCACATTTCTATCTaaataaatcaaattaaaattaggAATTGtagttaaaaattgaaaaatcaatGTTTTATCTAAGTAAAGAAATTGAAACTTGGTCATCCAATCATAGGGAATgcgaaataattaaaataactcAGCCAGAAACTAGAAGCATAAAATGGAGGTGCAATGAATTCAAAAGTGTGTTGAGTGATTTCctcattctttaaaaaaaaactgccAAAACAAATAATACATGAATTAAAAATTTAGAGAAAtacattaataattattttaagaaGAGACTACATGAATGCCATTCACGATATCATTCAATGATCCAAAAATCCTTATCATTTATAAAAGGTTTAAGTTAGCAATATACACTACTCATTACTCATGATTTAAACCTCACTGTCATTATtttctttgataaatattttttattaaaataatattttttattaattttattaataataaccACCCCAATAACCCACAACACACATTTCAAACCAAAAAACCACAACCCCACTAACCtcataaattgtttttttataaacccccacaaattaatatatattcgaattattatttttttcaataaaaaatgtattttttttatcaaaataaatattaaatattaatgttGTTAAAATAACCACCACACTAACCCACTAATACATATTAGATATTAATGGTGTTCTCTCTgctgatttgattttgatgcaTTAATGAAAGTTTATTTTCCcgtaaaaaaacacattttcgACCAAATAACCACCACTCCACTAACCTTACAACTTAAAATTCTATGtgaattctattttttttaataaaatttatttttaaacaaaataaattgTATATTTTAATATTGTTAAAATAAACACCCCAATAACTAGCAACACACATTTTGGACTAAATAACTGACACCCACTAACCTCACATCTCTCTTCCCTTGCTGATATTCATCCCGCCACGTTGAATATAATGTTTCACTATGGATCCCATGAAACACTACCAAAatgattgataaaaaaaaaattggatagaatattaagataaaacactaataaatttttaataaaaattgaataacCACCCCACTAATCCGCAACACACATTTTTAACCAAATAACCACCACCTCACTAACCTCACAACTTAATATTCTATTAGAATATTTTTAATCAATAATAAATATGATtcctcatttttttaaaaaacacaCCACACTCTGACAACACATTTTTTCAACAGTTACAACTTTGTATTgcacaattttatttttatatctaaATTTTTTAACATATTTTCTACGTTacttgaaatttttctttgtaCATTCCTTCATTTACCGATCTCATAAGAGAATTAATGTTTCATTACTAATAACATGCATATAATTCTAGGTCTTCGAATAGAGGATGATGCTCTCATGAACCTCTGCTTAATTGAAATTGAGCTCCACTGCAATGGGAGGTCACTTAAAGAATTTGCATGTATGTCGTATCCTAGATTTTCTGAAACTACAATTTGAAAATAAGTTTGTTGCTGACGAGTTGAATTACTGTAAACAAGAAATGCGCGATACACATGAAGCACTGTTAAAGTCTTTGACTGCTGAGCAATCTAAAGTGTATGAACAAATAATGAGTTCAGTTTTGTCCGACGATGGAgggttttattttctatatGAATTTGGAGGTTCGGGGAAAACATTTGTGTGGAATACATTGTCTTCAGGTTTTAGATCACAATGACTCATTGTTTTGAACGTGGCATCAAGTGGTATTGCTTCTTTGTTGTTGCCTGGAAGGAGGACTGCTCATTCAAGATTTTCTATTCCTATATCACTTAATGATATATCAACCTGTAATATCAAACAAGGATCTCAAAAGGCTGAATTACTTCAAAAGGCAAGTTTGATCATATGATATGAAGCACCAATGTTGAACAAACATTGTTTTGAAGCATTAGATAGAACTTTGAATGACCTCATGAAAACCCGTTTGAACTTTGGTTATGATAAACCATTCGGTGGTAAAGTTGAACTTTGAATGACCTCAAGGTCAATCGTTATCTCATGTTGGCTTATATCTGCCTAGACCAGTTTTCGCTCATGGTCAGCTCTATGTTGCTCTTTCAAGAGTGAAGTCAAGAAAAATGctgaaattattaattttagatGATGAAGGAAACCTCTCAAACGCAACAAAGAATGTTTTATACGAAGAAGTGTTTGACAACATCTAAAAAGTTCGTTTTCTAATGATCtaagttattttttataacattatgaatttaatcttaaaattagttattattttgtAACAGAAAAGACAAAAATCAATCTTTACATGTTCATCATTTTACATAGTGGAACCAACATTTAATAtgaattaactaaaaaaattgtattCAAAGTAGCCAATGTTATATTTGaaagaatttttattttattttaatgttcATTGAAACTAAGTTTTGTTTATTACCATATAAACCTAATCTAATCCACACAAATCTATGTATTTGCAGTTTCATGGTTTGAGAAGATTTGGATTCCCTAGATAGTCAACTTTGAAGATTTTTATCAAGACATTCATCTACTCATTAAACTAatctatatattttaaatagtaGCTGACTCCAATACTATATCGTTCGTTAATTggtgttgtttgtttgtttacCTGTACTTAAATCTTCAATTTATAACATTTTTGTCATCGTTGTATTTTAATCACGAAAATCATATCTTTGTTTTTTTGTGAAACTATTGTTTCTTTTATATCAATCATGATAGGTAAaatctgaaaaataaaaatccgCCAAACACACTAGTTCTAGTACATACATACATGATACATCTCTTATCTCACTTTCCCCTCATTTCCatttaaaattgaaagaaaagaaaaataaatttcaattcACACCATTTTTCATCATTCACCTTTCACCCCGCCTTTCCCAATTTCCCGCTTCGTCTTCCCCTTTCTTTTCAAAAATTTCAACCCTGTAAATTCAATTCTCCAACTTCGTAGAAACGAAATCGCGGTTGCTGTAGTTACAGTGAGCGGAGAGAATCAGTTGAAGCTTGTAAGAGAAGTCGAAAATGGACGGCGATACTGGACGCTGGGCGTTGGAGTTCTTCATCGGAAAGCGAATCATAAACAACACCCTAATCCAAGAAATCATTCGCACAATCAAGGTTCCTCCCAACCCTAATTCCTACTTCATCAAGTCCCTTCTCCTCAGAATCCTTCAAGAGAGGCTGCAGATTGAGTCAATCGATGAATCCATGCTCGAAATCATGGAGATCCTCGAAGAAGTTCTTCGATCCGAGGGCTCTCCCGTCAGTGCCTCCTTTACCGCCGCCTATTGTGCGGTGGCGGTGGAATGCACCCTCAAGTACATCAAACTGGAAGGATCTATTCCTCGTTACTTTGATTCTGTCAAGACAATATGGTGGAAAAGGGTTATGAACATGAAACCCTCGCCTGGTGGTGAAAAACGAAGCCTCTTGTTCTCCGACGAGTTGGATAGGTGGAGAATTGACATTGAGGCTTCACTGAATGATCCTTGTGTAAGGGATCGGTTGGCAGCCACCGAGAACACCAGAAGCGTCGCCATTAACCGGCTCAAGGTTTTTTTCGCAGAGTTGTGGGAAGGCGTGGACCCTTCTTTTCTTGAGCTCGCTGTGGAGAATGCGGCAACGGATGCTGCTGAAGAGCAACAGAGAGGTTCTTTGATCACTCCTTTCCTTTTTTGCCTCTATTTCAGTTCACTACAAGAATTAGAATCTGTGTGTATTTGTTGAatttagcatgtttggaaaatttcctaaaattgattttacaatcaaaatcaattatggagaGAAGCTAATGTGAGTAACTTATAAGtgtcataattgattctaagaGAAAATAAGTTGATCAAAACATGGAAGATGGCTTCCTAGTTCCTGGTCTTTGTTACTGCTGACAGTGTTGGGTGTATGGATACACCTATTTAAGTGGTTGAGTAGGAAGAGAAAGCTCCATTTAGGAGCTTTGGATATTGATTGCTAGGAATCTTCATTCACACTATAAATTATCAACAGTTCAACACAAGTTGGAAACACAAAATTAGCTAGCATTGCTATTAGCCCTTTTTAATTACAACTGATTTTTTCATTATGTTTGTCTTCAATAGAAACTCAAGAGGGTAATCTTCTGCTTGACGACATCTGCATTACTAATGTTGTTGAGGAAATGGATCCGTCAACAACTTGTCAGAGCGATGTTCCACCAACAACTACAAATGCTCATGCTCATGAGGTAACCATGCTAGTAACTTCTTATTCTGGTGATTGATTCCATGTGACTCTTAAAGTAGTATATTAGCTATTGATAGATGACTTACAGGGGGAGACATCAAATCGTCCTCAGTTGCCTAGCCCTAAGAGGAAGAGAGTTTCTCCTTTAAAGAAGTATGAACCAAGAAATGTTATAAAAAGGAGAACAACAAGAAAATGGAGTCAATTGGAAGAAGAAACTCTAGAGAAAGCAGTAAATAAGTATGTGGTTGTTCTAACTTCaatattaaattttcattgtCTATTTCAGGACACAAATTTGAACTCTTTGTCTGTTTAGTTTTGATTGATAAGAGAATAGGTTTGATGCAGTGTGAAACTCTTTGTTTCGTCATGTTCTCTTGTTCAGATTTGGCATAGGAAACTGGAAATTAATGTTAAATGCTCACAAAGATGTATTTGAAAGGAGAACTGATGTAAGCCTattattattttccttttttggtGTATACTgacattttctttttaaacttatgcaTTTGATGCCAATCAAATTACTTTTGTCAGGGTGATTTGAAGGACAAGTGGAGAAACATGAGGCGGTGTAGAAGCAAATAAGTAATTGGTTTTTTGGTCAACAAGACGAATGATTTGAATCATTAGTTCAAACGTATAAATTGTAGTAGATTGAGCTCAGGTATGTAGCTTGCATTAAATATTATGAGGGAGTGTTTTACCTCCCATAGTGGTTAGTTAAGCTTGAGTATGTCTTATATGTGGTcttttagaagaagaaaaattaatGCAGGGGAGACATAGATAAGTTCCATTCGCAAAGAAATTTGTTCATTAAATCTTGCTGAAGGCATGAACTACTGCCGAATGCTTGAAGTCTAGCTTTCTAAAGTTTGAATTATTCACTACTCTAACAAAACAGGTTCAGGAGGCGTTCAGATTCTGGAACAAGTAAGAACTATCTTAAAAAACAGTACATATATATTATAACGAAGAAATGCAGCTCAGTTACAAAACCATTCAATGCACCCCAAATCGCCATTTATACAGTAAAGATAATGACAAAAGCTATATAACAAGATTGAGTATTCTAGTTGCTTGTTTGGATTAGTTTATTTTAGGGTCCAAAGTTTATAATCAATATATTCATAAGGCagcttttaaaataaatattacccCCAAAATAACCATCTTCCAAACATGCTAAGAAGGCTATAGATTATTTGCAAGGCGTGAATTTGCAGGTGACATTTCCAGCACCAGAATTAGACCTCTTGAAGCGCAGAGCAGTGAGCAGGACACTCCTAGTTGAACCCATCAAAGCCTCATTCATGTGTTCAACTACGCCAATTGGATGGTAAGAGAATTGGAGGGTGTTATAAGAGTTAAGAAGTGCAGTAATCCCTTCTCTCAAAAGAGTCCTGTAAGGGTCTCCTCTCCCTTGCAACCCTTTCCACAGTGTAATGTCTGTTCCGTATCTCCTTGCTGCCACCATTCCAAAAGCTACTGCAACTTTAGTGTCCTGGTTCACACCCCTCCAGTAGCATTTGTATTCTGGCATTGTCCACTTCCTGACAATTTAGAAAACATTGACATTCTTGTAAATAAACCTATTTATCAAAGTCCTCATTTTGTACAAGGAAGCATGCAATTCAATATATATAGGTAGTAACAAATATCATGACTTCCATAGCAAGAATTGGACTTTGTTAGGCATAGATTTCATGAAACCATGAACCCTTTGCCAATTCAAATACTtgattactttttcttttctttaacaCTACATTGTATGCTGATCAGTAGTGGCAATGCAACTCTGATAAGTGTTGCTTTCATTTACCCTACTTTGCCTTGCATTTATGCAGGTGGTAAGGGTGTGGTCCCATTGATTTCATGTTTCAACAACCATTAGAATGTAATTAACCCCTTACTACCGGAAGCTGAATACTGTCCCCAATGTCATAAAACTTACTCTGATGAGCATGCTGAAGCTTCTGCGAAAATCACTGGTGGtagtggaggcaatggtggtagtggaggcaatggtggcagtggtggaagCCCGGGCATTGGAGGTAGGTTGAATTGTGGGGGAGACTTTGGTGGTGAGACTGGCGGCGGCACCGGGTTGGAATCGGAAGATCTTGAGCAGAATTGCATAGGCTGTGCTGGCTGAGCAAGTAGAGGATCCACCGTGTACATCTCCATGTCAAACATCCTGAACATGAGTCTAGGATTTTGGGCAGGACCAGCACCTTCACCACAATCCATTGAACCTTGCCCACTGCCTGATACAATGGCAGAACAACCACCCAAGTCTGGTGCACCATCAAACCTCATTATGTAGCTTCCAAACATGTTAGTTGTTTCCTCTCTTGACATTGTGATTTGCCCATTGCTGTCAGCACAGGACAAGCTTACTTTTGCACCTGTAACCAGAAGCAACAGGGTGCAAGGCATAAATAACTTTGGTCAAAAAGCAATTTTCAGAATATGTTATAAATAAATAGGCGGTGGCCAAACAGTACTTTATTAAATACATCTAGAGGGCTAGTTGGCCACCTGTTCAGACTCCATTTATTGAGAGAATGAAAAGGTAAGAAAAATGTTACTTGTCAATGCTTTAATTAGTTGATCTCACGTACTTCATAAATGTTAGAGAtgaaaatactccctccggtcctatttataagcatgaaagagaagaaaaatcttggtcctttttataagaaccaaatgaaagtttgagctatattaattaattttttccaatgatgcccttattaattctaacttgtaaaatgtgtctcattaattattctctctcttttccactttccaacgctaataacaaagggtaattttggaagttcattttaatttaagacaaatttaatgcattttatctagtttaactacatttcttaaactatgtgaattttttttttgttgcttataaataggaccggagggagtattttatTAGTGGGTTAGCCAACTATTTTTTGCAACAAGTAAATAAAATTTCCTTCACCTCAACCTATGAATGTGTGAGATAAAAAGTCTGCCAATCTGAAAGAGAAACAACAACAATCTCTTGGCATCAATGTTAATAcacatttcaaaataaaaagtaaactCTTCTTATGGATTGGAATTGGAATAGAAGTTCATTAGCATTACACTTAATCAGTATTCAAATACATACAAGggatatatgtgtgtgtgtatatatatatatatatatatattaaagtgAAGTGGGATATGTGAATCAATGCCATTTGTAttctgcaaaaatcagatttgaACACTTCTCAGAACATAATTCATATTACTTGAATAGCACCCGGACTTGAACACAGAATGTTTGGTATGACGGTGTACCTTTAGTTACTTCCAAGAACGGTCAGGATTATAAGAACAAAAATGTTGAAGTACTTAGATAAAAAGTGTTGAGAGACTTAGATCTTACCATTAACAGGATAATCCAAAAGGGATCTCTGCCCATCTTTGCATTGGTCACAGAAGACAGTGCCAGTGACCATGGTATCTGCCTTCGTTCCATGAATAGGTGCTGAAAGGATGAGAAATGCTGCAATGAAAAGCTTCTGTGGCAAGTACTCCATGAATACTGGAACCTCACTAGGCAAATGCAAAAGCATATAACAAAGAAATAGATTGGTAAGATGAGAATGGCATGAGTAGTTAAATAGTTGTTGAATGCACTCTTTTCTAACTCTCAACTGCCACTTTTAATGCTGTCCTGAGCAAAATACATTTtaatgtgtgaatgaatcatcAAATCAAAGACTCACAACGGGTGTCTTGAGATAAATTTTCGTTATATGACTTACTTTGCCCCACTTGTTTTAAGTTTACagaaaatgaattttaatttgcataaaaattacattttttagaGATTATTAGGTAAAGTAAAAGTTAATTAATTTGTGTTCgcttataattttaaaatgatctgtgtccaaatcatttgttccattttttctttttttattgcaAAACTTATTTTTAAATGATTATATAAAATAGACTCTGACTAATCTTGCAGTCAATTATTTACAATATagctcatttttttaaaaattatccaAATGTCTTAGTAGTTCTTAAAAGTgattttcatataaaataagTGAGTGGGTTAAAAATCCTAAACAAACAGGCAGGTcaaatgaatatatatatatatattatatatatatatatatatatatatatatatatatatatatatgtcctTCATAAAAATCAGTAATAAAATGTGATAGTTAtacctatattttttttttcaacaaagTTATACCTTATATATCATTGATTCATAAAAgttatcaaagaaaaaatatctAAAAAAAAGTAGGGAATCAAATGCTTTGTAGATTATTTAGAATCTAAATACTTAAGTCAGTCCAAAAGCTATATCAAGAGTTGAGAGTTGTTGTATAAATGCTATATATGTCATatatctagtcaatgtgagacttctaacacaccccttcACGCTCAAGGCTGAACATTTGGAGTGTGGGATTTGTAGGACTGGACATATGCAGGATGTCATAAATTGGATCTatgatagactctgataccatattaaaattttatgagGTCTAACTGAACCTAAAAATTAGTTTAAGAGTTGAGGATTGATTTATCCTTATAAAAACTATCTATGTCATAGCTCAAGCCAAGGTAAAACTTATAACAATAGGCTGCTTAGTCTAGGTTGTTTGGAGGCTGCGTATTCTGTTTGGGTTTCTAGTTAACAACTAacctgaaaagaaaaaaaaaaaatccaagatAAATGCTATGGATTTGGATCAATTCATCTTCCTCCAACCGTTTTACTTTTCAATAGTAGCAATATATTCATCCTTTTCTCATTttccacaatttttttttaacgagTTATTGGTTTAAGTAGTACATATTTTAAATCCCTTGATGAAGTGATTAAGCAGTGAGGGTGGGTATTACATGCTATGCATATATAGTAGTGATGGTGGGTATTAGTTAGCCGTTAAGGTAGCCAGTAACATTAATGAAAAAACATCCCGTGTCTCTCACAAAAATAAGCTCCTAATTAATTGTGTGAACTCAATCCAAGTTTAGATTTGAAGAAGAAGCATCCATCTGCTGAAATTTTTCTCTTTTCCAACCACGCATCACATGTCAACGCCAGGATTTATTAGTCATGTGGTAGAGAAAGCAGGATCGATGAAGATTATGTGATGGAATTGGATAGCATGCCTTTGGTCCTATTGTGAAGTGTAATAAATTAAGGAAGATACAAATAGGTACAAGAATAATTATAAACTCTTATCATTGTCCACATAAGATAGGTCCGGTGATAT
This is a stretch of genomic DNA from Lotus japonicus ecotype B-129 chromosome 1, LjGifu_v1.2. It encodes these proteins:
- the LOC130729086 gene encoding uncharacterized protein LOC130729086 isoform X1; this encodes MDGDTGRWALEFFIGKRIINNTLIQEIIRTIKVPPNPNSYFIKSLLLRILQERLQIESIDESMLEIMEILEEVLRSEGSPVSASFTAAYCAVAVECTLKYIKLEGSIPRYFDSVKTIWWKRVMNMKPSPGGEKRSLLFSDELDRWRIDIEASLNDPCVRDRLAATENTRSVAINRLKVFFAELWEGVDPSFLELAVENAATDAAEEQQRETQEGNLLLDDICITNVVEEMDPSTTCQSDVPPTTTNAHAHEGETSNRPQLPSPKRKRVSPLKKYEPRNVIKRRTTRKWSQLEEETLEKAVNKFGIGNWKLMLNAHKDVFERRTDGDLKDKWRNMRRCRSK
- the LOC130729086 gene encoding uncharacterized protein LOC130729086 isoform X2, coding for MDGDTGRWALEFFIGKRIINNTLIQEIIRTIKVPPNPNSYFIKSLLLRILQERLQIESIDESMLEIMEILEEVLRSEGSPVSASFTAAYCAVAVECTLKYIKLEGSIPRYFDSVKTIWWKRVMNMKPSPGGEKRSLLFSDELDRWRIDIEASLNDPCVRDRLAATENTRSVAINRLKVFFAELWEGVDPSFLELAVENAATDAAEEQQRETQEGNLLLDDICITNVVEEMDPSTTCQSDVPPTTTNAHAHEGETSNRPQLPSPKRKRVSPLKKYEPRNVIKRRTTRKWSQLEEETLEKAVNNVKLFVSSCSLVQIWHRKLEINVKCSQRCI
- the LOC130729086 gene encoding uncharacterized protein LOC130729086 isoform X3, which produces MDGDTGRWALEFFIGKRIINNTLIQEIIRTIKVPPNPNSYFIKSLLLRILQERLQIESIDESMLEIMEILEEVLRSEGSPVSASFTAAYCAVAVECTLKYIKLEGSIPRYFDSVKTIWWKRVMNMKPSPGGEKRSLLFSDELDRWRIDIEASLNDPCVRDRLAATENTRSVAINRLKVFFAELWEGVDPSFLELAVENAATDAAEEQQRETQEGNLLLDDICITNVVEEMDPSTTCQSDVPPTTTNAHAHEGETSNRPQLPSPKRKRVSPLKKYEPRNVIKRRTTRKWSQLEEETLEKAVNKVI
- the LOC130729087 gene encoding uncharacterized protein LOC130729087 is translated as MLLHLPSEVPVFMEYLPQKLFIAAFLILSAPIHGTKADTMVTGTVFCDQCKDGQRSLLDYPVNGAKVSLSCADSNGQITMSREETTNMFGSYIMRFDGAPDLGGCSAIVSGSGQGSMDCGEGAGPAQNPRLMFRMFDMEMYTVDPLLAQPAQPMQFCSRSSDSNPVPPPVSPPKSPPQFNLPPMPGLPPLPPLPPLPPLPPLPPVIFAEASACSSEKWTMPEYKCYWRGVNQDTKVAVAFGMVAARRYGTDITLWKGLQGRGDPYRTLLREGITALLNSYNTLQFSYHPIGVVEHMNEALMGSTRSVLLTALRFKRSNSGAGNVTCKFTPCK